From one Cyanobacterium stanieri PCC 7202 genomic stretch:
- a CDS encoding hypothetical protein (COGs: COG2402 nucleic acid-binding protein contains PIN domain~KEGG: srm:SRM_00777 hypothetical protein~SPTR: Putative uncharacterized protein) — MKIYMSNSLFIDTWGWLTLNDQKETLHKETVNCYRQCLKQQWTFVTSDYVLDETFTLFFKRLSRYQAQKSSQALLDSFQEDNFRLINVNQERFYQTVKLRNQYLDKPRISFTDLSSMVIMREFNIIHILTNDSHFEQVGMGFIHLPLE, encoded by the coding sequence ATGAAGATTTATATGAGTAATTCTTTGTTTATTGACACTTGGGGATGGCTGACTCTCAATGATCAAAAAGAAACCTTACATAAAGAAACAGTTAACTGTTATCGTCAATGTTTAAAACAGCAATGGACTTTTGTTACTAGCGATTATGTTTTAGATGAAACATTTACTTTATTTTTTAAAAGACTTAGTCGTTATCAAGCCCAGAAATCATCTCAGGCACTATTAGATAGTTTTCAAGAGGATAATTTTCGGTTAATTAACGTTAATCAAGAACGATTTTATCAGACAGTAAAACTAAGAAACCAATATTTGGATAAACCTCGTATTTCTTTTACCGATTTATCTTCAATGGTAATAATGCGGGAATTTAACATCATCCACATCTTAACCAATGACTCCCATTTTGAGCAAGTAGGAATGGGGTTTATTCATCTGCCTTTAGAATAA